In Chromobacterium rhizoryzae, one genomic interval encodes:
- a CDS encoding DUF2087 domain-containing protein has product MSRTLYPFYCSDISALARSLKQQWAQESAPPSHVHILNMLARSAGFQNFQHWRAECERPAPPAGLSAATTRLLRHYDAEGRLTRWPKKFSEQRVCLWVLWASLPGGEQWSEPEANALIRAEEAFGDHVLLRRELVEQGLLGRTPDCRRYWHVAQALPAEAEALAAEVSRRRAGR; this is encoded by the coding sequence ATGTCTCGTACGCTTTATCCCTTTTATTGCAGCGACATCTCCGCGCTGGCGCGTTCGCTCAAACAGCAATGGGCGCAGGAAAGCGCTCCGCCCAGCCATGTGCACATCCTCAATATGCTGGCGCGTTCCGCCGGCTTCCAGAACTTCCAGCACTGGCGGGCGGAATGCGAACGTCCGGCGCCGCCGGCCGGCCTGTCCGCGGCGACGACGCGGCTGTTGCGTCATTACGACGCCGAGGGGCGCTTGACGCGCTGGCCTAAGAAATTCAGCGAACAGCGCGTCTGCCTGTGGGTCTTGTGGGCCAGCCTGCCGGGCGGGGAGCAGTGGTCCGAGCCGGAGGCGAACGCCTTGATCCGCGCCGAAGAAGCCTTTGGCGACCATGTGTTGCTGCGGCGCGAGCTGGTGGAGCAGGGCTTGCTGGGGCGGACGCCGGATTGCCGGCGTTATTGGCATGTGGCGCAGGCCTTGCCGGCGGAGGCCGAGGCCTTGGCGGCGGAAGTGAGCCGGCGCAGAGCCGGCCGCTGA
- the gshA gene encoding glutamate--cysteine ligase — MPPVPHLATALTGPLYELESRILTAQPQIEHWFRSQWHNHAAPFYGSVDLRNSGFKLAPVDMNLFPGGHNNLNRDFLPLAVHAAQSAVEKVCPEARSVLLIPENHTRNTFYLQNIAALVHIFEQAGLKVRLGSLNPEITEPTELQSANGDIVRLEPIERRGNRLVLADGFNPCVVLLNNDLSGGIPDLLKGLEQNLLPPLHAGWAVRRKSNHFAAYDKVCEDFARLISIDPWTINPYFASCSGLDFHARTGEEQLADEVSRMLDKIRVKYREYGIDNDPFVIVKADAGTYGMGVMSVKSPEEVLGLNRKARNKMSVVKEGLEVSEVIVQEGVYTFETVEDAVAEPVVYMMDRYVTGGFYRVHTGRGIDENLNAPGMHFVPLSFETACLPDKQGTPDCAPNRFYAYGVISRLALLAASLELEATDPDADE, encoded by the coding sequence ATGCCGCCCGTTCCGCATCTGGCAACCGCACTGACCGGCCCGCTTTACGAACTGGAAAGCCGCATCCTGACTGCCCAGCCTCAGATCGAACACTGGTTCCGCAGTCAGTGGCATAACCACGCGGCGCCGTTCTACGGCTCGGTGGACCTGCGCAACAGCGGTTTCAAGCTGGCGCCGGTGGACATGAACCTGTTTCCCGGCGGCCACAACAACCTGAACCGCGACTTTCTGCCGCTGGCGGTCCACGCCGCGCAAAGCGCGGTGGAAAAAGTGTGTCCGGAAGCGCGCAGCGTGCTGCTGATACCGGAAAACCACACCCGCAACACCTTCTACCTGCAGAACATCGCCGCGCTGGTGCATATTTTCGAGCAGGCCGGCCTCAAGGTGCGCCTGGGCTCGCTGAACCCGGAAATCACCGAGCCGACCGAGCTGCAATCGGCCAACGGCGACATCGTGCGCTTGGAGCCCATCGAACGCCGCGGCAACCGCCTGGTGCTGGCGGACGGCTTCAACCCCTGCGTGGTCCTGCTCAACAACGATTTGTCCGGCGGCATTCCCGACCTGCTCAAAGGCCTGGAGCAGAACCTGCTGCCGCCGCTGCACGCCGGCTGGGCGGTGCGCCGCAAGAGCAACCACTTCGCCGCCTACGACAAGGTGTGCGAGGACTTCGCGCGTTTGATCTCCATCGATCCCTGGACCATCAATCCCTATTTCGCCAGCTGTAGCGGCCTGGATTTCCACGCCCGCACCGGCGAGGAGCAATTGGCGGACGAGGTGTCGCGGATGCTGGACAAGATTCGCGTCAAATACCGCGAATACGGCATAGACAACGATCCCTTCGTCATCGTCAAGGCGGACGCCGGCACCTACGGCATGGGCGTGATGAGCGTGAAGAGCCCGGAGGAGGTGCTGGGCCTCAACCGCAAGGCGCGCAACAAGATGTCGGTGGTCAAGGAAGGCCTGGAGGTGTCCGAGGTCATCGTGCAAGAGGGCGTGTACACCTTCGAAACGGTGGAGGACGCGGTGGCCGAGCCGGTGGTCTACATGATGGACCGCTACGTGACCGGCGGTTTCTATCGCGTGCACACCGGCCGCGGCATCGATGAAAACCTGAACGCGCCGGGCATGCACTTCGTGCCGCTCTCGTTCGAAACCGCCTGCCTGCCGGACAAGCAGGGCACGCCGGACTGCGCGCCCAACCGTTTCTACGCCTACGGCGTGATTTCGCGGCTGGCGCTGCTGGCCGCCTCGCTGGAGCTGGAAGCCACCGATCCGGACGCGGACGAATGA
- a CDS encoding DUF494 family protein: MFDVLAFLFEQFRDPDAFGDRGALMRQLEAAGFEDEEINDALDWLDGISGLDDSGYVGANEASGMRVYAEDELEHLPADVRGLLQFLEDHGALTPAQREMVIDRLMELHGDDINVGSAKLVALMVLWAQQAELPILLGEALLDAVHGEPTMQ, from the coding sequence ATGTTTGACGTACTCGCCTTCCTGTTTGAACAATTCCGCGATCCGGACGCTTTCGGCGACCGCGGCGCGCTGATGCGCCAATTGGAGGCCGCCGGTTTCGAGGACGAGGAGATCAACGACGCGCTGGATTGGCTGGACGGCATCAGCGGTCTGGACGACAGCGGCTACGTCGGCGCCAACGAAGCCAGCGGCATGCGCGTTTACGCCGAAGACGAGCTGGAGCACCTGCCCGCCGACGTGCGCGGCCTGCTGCAGTTCCTGGAGGATCACGGCGCCTTGACGCCCGCGCAGCGCGAAATGGTCATCGACCGCCTGATGGAACTGCACGGCGACGACATCAACGTCGGCAGCGCCAAGCTGGTGGCCTTGATGGTGTTGTGGGCGCAACAGGCGGAACTGCCCATTCTGCTGGGCGAGGCGCTGTTGGATGCCGTGCATGGCGAACCCACCATGCAATGA
- a CDS encoding TlpA family protein disulfide reductase, which translates to MLKRLLAPALIALLPLSAMAAPTLEQTHFTKLQGGDATITAYKGKVTVLNFWATWCGPCREEMPMLNRLRAKLAPKGVEVVGVALDNKEEVSAFVGQLKISYPILLGDSDTLNLMRSLGNATGGLPYTLILDRKGKIAAKLTGLLDEKKLEAAIKAQL; encoded by the coding sequence ATGCTGAAACGACTGCTCGCCCCCGCGCTGATCGCGCTGCTGCCGCTCTCCGCCATGGCCGCGCCCACGCTGGAACAAACCCATTTCACCAAGCTGCAAGGCGGCGACGCCACCATCACCGCCTATAAGGGCAAGGTCACGGTGCTGAATTTCTGGGCCACCTGGTGCGGGCCTTGCCGCGAGGAAATGCCGATGCTGAACCGCCTGCGCGCCAAGCTGGCGCCCAAGGGCGTGGAAGTGGTGGGCGTGGCGCTGGACAATAAGGAAGAAGTCAGCGCCTTCGTCGGCCAGCTAAAGATAAGCTATCCCATCCTGCTGGGCGACAGCGACACGCTGAACCTGATGCGCAGCCTGGGCAACGCCACCGGCGGCCTGCCTTACACCCTGATCCTGGACCGCAAGGGCAAGATCGCCGCCAAGCTCACCGGCCTCTTGGACGAGAAAAAACTGGAAGCGGCGATCAAAGCCCAGTTGTAA
- a CDS encoding diacylglycerol kinase, with amino-acid sequence MKESPFKGKTGITRLINAFGYSLDGLKAAFRHEDAFRQLVLLAAVLIPLAFVIHAQPLERALLVASSLVTLIIELLNSAIEAAVDHTSLERHPLAKRAKDMGSAAQLLGLINLTAVWCLVLFA; translated from the coding sequence ATGAAAGAAAGCCCGTTCAAAGGCAAAACCGGGATCACCCGCCTGATCAACGCCTTCGGCTACTCGCTGGACGGCCTCAAGGCGGCGTTCCGGCATGAGGACGCCTTCCGCCAGCTGGTGCTGCTGGCGGCGGTGCTGATCCCGCTGGCCTTCGTCATCCATGCCCAGCCGCTGGAGCGCGCCTTGCTGGTGGCCAGCTCGCTGGTGACGCTGATCATCGAATTGCTGAACTCCGCGATCGAGGCGGCGGTGGACCACACCTCGCTGGAGCGGCATCCGCTGGCCAAGCGCGCCAAGGACATGGGCAGCGCCGCTCAATTGCTGGGCCTGATCAATCTGACCGCGGTGTGGTGTCTGGTGTTGTTTGCCTGA
- the topA gene encoding type I DNA topoisomerase, giving the protein MPTSLLIVESPSKAKTLKKYLGPDFEVLASYGHVRDLVPKNGAVDPEKGFAMKYQLIARNSKHVDAIVKAVGDAEHIYLATDPDREGEAISWHLVQILNGKKLLKNKTAQRVVFHEITKNAVLEAIQNPREIAQNLVDAQQTRRALDYLVGFNLSPLLWKKIRRGLSAGRVQSPALRLICERENEIRAFVEQEYWSVHLDSHKGRTKFGAKLTSMAGKKLEQFDIPNEAEQASILARLEGHPAVVSSIEKKKKSRSPAAPFTTSTLQQEAVRKLGMTTDRTMRTAQQLYEGIDIGQGTVGLITYMRTDSVALAGEAVEEIRGYIGLKFDGDYLPKNPVAYKNKSKNAQEAHEAIRPTSILRTPDMVKPFLTSDQFKLYDMVWKRTLACQMAPAKFDTTSIDIAVGEGVFRATGQVQTFAGFLAVYEEDVDDAEDEDNAKLPLLDEGETLPVDKLYGTQHFTQPPPRYSEASLVKALEEFGIGRPSTYASIISTLKDREYVVLDKKRFLPTDTGDIVNKFLTEHFAQYVDYNFTAKLENQLDEVANGQREWVPVMDSFWKNFSKQIAEKESISRAEVTTESLDEACPKCSKPLSIKFGKRGRFIACTGYPDCDYTRNMGETAEQAAEEAEAPTVIEGRSCPECGGELHIKKGRYGKFIGCANYPKCKHIEPLEKPRETGVECPECKAGQLIERKSRYGKLFYSCNTYPKCKYATWNPPVAEPCPKCNWPILTIKTTKRRGTEKVCPQKECGYSEVIAPPEGKEAEPA; this is encoded by the coding sequence ATGCCCACCAGTCTCTTGATCGTCGAATCGCCTTCCAAGGCGAAAACGCTGAAGAAATACCTAGGCCCTGACTTTGAAGTCCTGGCCTCCTACGGCCATGTGCGCGATCTGGTGCCCAAGAACGGCGCAGTGGACCCTGAAAAAGGGTTCGCGATGAAATACCAGCTGATCGCGCGCAACAGCAAACACGTCGACGCCATCGTCAAAGCGGTGGGCGACGCCGAACACATCTATCTGGCGACTGACCCGGACCGCGAAGGCGAGGCCATTTCCTGGCATCTGGTGCAGATCCTCAACGGCAAGAAGCTGCTGAAGAACAAGACCGCCCAGCGCGTGGTCTTCCACGAGATCACCAAGAACGCGGTGCTGGAAGCGATCCAGAACCCGCGCGAAATCGCGCAGAACCTGGTGGACGCACAGCAGACCCGCCGCGCGCTGGACTACCTGGTGGGCTTCAACCTGTCGCCGCTGCTGTGGAAGAAGATCCGCCGCGGCCTGTCCGCCGGTCGGGTTCAAAGCCCCGCGCTGCGGCTGATCTGCGAGCGCGAGAACGAAATCCGCGCCTTCGTCGAGCAGGAATACTGGTCTGTGCATCTGGACAGCCACAAGGGCCGCACCAAGTTCGGCGCCAAGCTGACCTCGATGGCCGGCAAGAAGCTGGAGCAGTTCGACATCCCCAACGAGGCCGAGCAGGCCAGCATACTGGCGCGGCTGGAAGGCCACCCGGCGGTGGTCAGCAGCATCGAGAAGAAAAAGAAATCTCGCAGCCCCGCCGCCCCGTTCACCACCTCCACGCTGCAGCAGGAAGCCGTGCGCAAGCTGGGCATGACCACCGACCGCACCATGCGCACCGCGCAGCAGCTGTACGAGGGCATAGACATCGGCCAGGGCACCGTCGGTCTGATCACCTATATGCGTACCGACTCGGTGGCGCTGGCGGGCGAGGCGGTGGAGGAGATCCGCGGCTATATCGGCCTGAAATTCGACGGCGACTACCTGCCCAAGAACCCGGTGGCCTACAAGAACAAGTCCAAGAACGCCCAGGAAGCGCACGAGGCGATCCGCCCCACGTCCATCCTGCGCACCCCGGACATGGTCAAGCCCTTCCTGACCTCGGATCAGTTCAAGCTCTACGACATGGTCTGGAAGCGGACGCTGGCTTGCCAGATGGCGCCGGCCAAGTTCGACACCACCAGCATCGACATCGCCGTCGGCGAAGGCGTTTTCCGCGCCACCGGCCAGGTGCAGACCTTCGCCGGCTTCCTCGCCGTGTATGAAGAAGACGTGGACGACGCCGAGGACGAGGACAATGCCAAGCTGCCGCTGCTGGACGAGGGCGAGACCCTGCCGGTGGACAAGCTCTACGGCACCCAGCACTTCACCCAGCCGCCGCCGCGTTATTCGGAAGCCTCGCTGGTGAAGGCCCTGGAAGAATTCGGCATCGGCCGGCCGTCCACTTACGCCAGCATCATCTCCACGCTGAAAGACCGCGAATACGTGGTGCTGGACAAGAAGCGCTTCCTGCCCACCGACACCGGCGACATCGTCAACAAATTCCTGACCGAGCACTTCGCGCAATACGTGGACTACAACTTCACCGCCAAGCTGGAAAACCAGCTGGATGAAGTGGCCAACGGCCAGCGCGAATGGGTGCCGGTGATGGACAGCTTCTGGAAGAACTTCTCCAAGCAGATCGCGGAGAAGGAGAGCATCTCCCGCGCCGAGGTCACCACCGAAAGCCTGGACGAAGCCTGTCCAAAATGCAGCAAGCCCTTGTCCATCAAGTTCGGCAAGCGCGGCCGCTTCATCGCCTGCACCGGTTATCCGGACTGCGATTACACCCGCAATATGGGCGAAACCGCCGAACAGGCTGCGGAAGAGGCGGAAGCGCCGACGGTGATCGAAGGCCGCAGCTGCCCGGAGTGCGGCGGCGAGCTGCACATCAAGAAGGGCCGCTACGGCAAGTTCATCGGCTGCGCCAACTACCCGAAGTGCAAGCACATCGAGCCGCTGGAAAAGCCGCGCGAAACCGGCGTGGAATGCCCGGAATGCAAGGCCGGCCAGCTAATCGAGCGCAAGAGCCGCTACGGCAAGCTGTTCTACAGCTGCAACACCTATCCCAAGTGCAAGTACGCCACCTGGAACCCGCCGGTGGCCGAGCCCTGCCCGAAGTGCAATTGGCCGATCCTGACCATCAAGACCACCAAGCGCCGCGGCACCGAGAAAGTCTGCCCGCAGAAGGAATGCGGCTATAGCGAGGTGATCGCGCCGCCGGAAGGCAAGGAAGCCGAGCCGGCTTAA
- a CDS encoding carbohydrate kinase family protein produces the protein MSILVCGALAYDTLFSFHGRFDSQILPDQLHKISTTFLAPTMRREFGGMAGNIAYSLCLLGETPIVMGVVGEDFEPYRQHLKRAGVDDRFIRLIRKQYTSQCFGIADKDGNQLMAFHPGAMDFATENHISDIPGPIELAILSPGGYSAFLQHSKELAAAGIPFIFDPGQELPLLSRDEIHEIVELASYVAINDYESELMRERAGLSVEDLRKKVEALIVTRGSKGAEIYVGDTVHLIPRVQMPIKPVDPMGCGDAFRAGLLYGISRGLDWKITGRLANVIGAIKVTTPGCQNHFFDWDSLKDLYQQAYGEPWPL, from the coding sequence ATGTCTATCCTCGTCTGCGGGGCCCTCGCATACGATACCCTGTTCTCGTTTCATGGCCGTTTTGACAGCCAGATCCTGCCGGATCAGCTGCACAAAATTTCCACGACCTTCCTGGCCCCGACCATGCGCCGCGAATTCGGCGGCATGGCCGGCAATATCGCCTACAGCCTGTGTCTGTTGGGCGAAACCCCCATCGTCATGGGCGTGGTGGGTGAGGATTTCGAGCCGTATCGCCAACATCTGAAACGCGCCGGCGTGGACGACCGCTTCATTCGCTTGATCCGCAAGCAGTATACCTCGCAGTGCTTCGGCATCGCCGACAAGGATGGCAATCAATTGATGGCCTTCCATCCCGGCGCCATGGATTTTGCCACCGAAAACCACATATCGGATATTCCGGGGCCGATCGAACTGGCGATTCTGTCGCCCGGCGGCTACAGCGCCTTCCTGCAGCATTCCAAGGAATTGGCCGCGGCCGGCATTCCCTTCATCTTCGATCCGGGCCAGGAGCTGCCGCTGCTGTCGCGCGACGAGATCCACGAGATCGTCGAACTGGCCAGCTATGTGGCCATCAACGACTACGAGAGCGAGCTGATGCGCGAACGCGCCGGCCTGTCGGTGGAGGACTTGCGCAAAAAGGTGGAGGCGCTGATCGTCACCCGTGGCTCCAAGGGCGCGGAGATTTACGTCGGCGACACCGTGCACCTGATCCCGCGCGTGCAAATGCCGATCAAGCCGGTGGACCCGATGGGCTGCGGCGACGCTTTCCGCGCCGGCCTGCTCTATGGCATCAGCCGCGGCCTGGACTGGAAGATCACCGGCCGTCTGGCCAATGTGATCGGCGCGATCAAGGTCACCACGCCGGGCTGCCAGAATCACTTCTTCGACTGGGACTCGCTGAAGGACTTGTATCAGCAGGCTTACGGCGAACCCTGGCCGTTGTGA
- the secA gene encoding preprotein translocase subunit SecA — protein sequence MISSLLKKVFGSRNDRLLKQFHQTVVRINALEEGLKALSDEALAAKTDEFKQRLAKGETVDGLLPEAFAVCREASRRVLGMRHFDVQLIGGMVLHYGKIAEMRTGEGKTLVATLPSYLNALTGDGVHVVTVNDYLASRDAGIMAKLYNFLGLSVGVNLSQMPHDEKQSAYACDITYGTNNEFGFDYLRDNMVFSVEEKVQRKLAYAVIDEVDSILIDEARTPLIISGPADDNIDMYQRMNAVPPMLKRQETEEGEGDYWVDEKANSVMMSEAGHEHSEEILTRLGLLKEGDSLYSATNITLMHHLMAALRAHSLFHKDQHYVVQDGEVVIVDEFTGRLMSGRRWSEGLHQAVEAKEGVEINRENQTLASITFQNYFRLYGKLAGMTGTADTEAYEFQSIYGLETVVIPTNRPMVRKDAQDKVYRSAKEKYDAILADIKDCHERGQPVLVGTTSIENSELIANLLQKAKLPHNVLNAKEHAREADIVVQAGSPGVITVATNMAGRGTDIVLGGNPEPEIKGVESDDSLSAEEKRARIEKIRADWQVVHDQVLAAGGLHIVGTERHESRRIDNQLRGRSGRQGDPGSSRFYLCLEDPLLRIFASDRVAAIMDRLKMPEGEAIEHPWVSRSIENAQRKVEGRNFDIRKQLLEYDDVANDQRKVIYQQRNEILVESDVSDVVVNMREGVLSDLVDLHLPPESMEEQWDLPGLEKTLEAEFLLPIKVSEWLKAEPALDIESIRERIIEQAAETYQAKVELAGDGVMRQFERSLVLQMLDNHWREHLAAMDHLRQGIHLRGYAQKNPKQEYKREAFELFADMLERIKRSVVNVLMTVQIRSQEDVDAVEPHQVGEYEMQHAAPGSALGEDEDNPLSPDALAAQGLRIGRNDACPCGSGKKYKQCHGRLE from the coding sequence ATGATTTCTTCTTTGCTTAAAAAAGTATTCGGCAGCCGCAATGACCGGCTTCTGAAGCAATTCCACCAGACGGTGGTGCGCATCAATGCTCTGGAAGAGGGCTTGAAAGCGTTGTCCGACGAGGCTTTGGCGGCCAAAACCGATGAGTTCAAGCAACGTCTGGCCAAGGGCGAGACGGTGGACGGCCTGTTGCCGGAAGCCTTCGCGGTGTGCCGCGAAGCCTCGCGCCGGGTACTGGGCATGCGCCATTTCGACGTGCAGCTGATCGGCGGCATGGTGTTGCACTACGGCAAGATCGCCGAGATGCGCACCGGCGAGGGCAAGACCCTGGTGGCCACGCTGCCGTCCTATCTGAACGCGCTGACCGGCGACGGCGTGCACGTCGTCACCGTCAACGACTACCTGGCCAGCCGCGACGCCGGCATCATGGCCAAGCTGTACAACTTCCTCGGCCTTTCCGTGGGCGTCAACCTGTCCCAGATGCCGCACGACGAGAAGCAGAGCGCCTACGCCTGCGACATCACTTACGGCACCAACAACGAATTCGGCTTCGACTATCTGCGCGACAATATGGTGTTCAGCGTGGAAGAGAAGGTGCAGCGCAAGCTGGCCTACGCGGTGATCGACGAGGTGGACTCCATCCTGATCGACGAAGCGCGCACCCCGCTGATCATCTCCGGCCCGGCCGACGACAATATCGACATGTACCAGCGCATGAACGCGGTGCCGCCGATGCTGAAGCGCCAGGAAACCGAAGAGGGCGAGGGCGATTACTGGGTGGACGAGAAAGCCAACTCGGTAATGATGTCCGAAGCGGGCCACGAGCACAGCGAAGAAATCTTGACCCGTCTGGGCCTGCTGAAGGAAGGCGACAGCCTGTATTCCGCCACCAACATCACGCTGATGCACCATCTGATGGCCGCTCTGCGCGCCCACTCGCTGTTCCACAAGGACCAGCACTATGTGGTGCAGGACGGCGAAGTGGTGATCGTGGACGAATTCACCGGCCGCCTGATGTCCGGCCGCCGCTGGTCCGAAGGCCTGCACCAGGCGGTGGAAGCCAAGGAAGGCGTGGAGATCAACCGCGAGAACCAGACGCTGGCCTCGATCACCTTCCAGAACTACTTCCGTCTGTACGGCAAGCTGGCCGGCATGACCGGCACCGCCGACACCGAAGCTTACGAATTCCAGAGCATTTACGGCCTGGAAACCGTGGTGATCCCGACCAACCGGCCCATGGTCCGCAAGGACGCGCAGGACAAGGTCTACCGCTCCGCCAAGGAGAAGTACGACGCCATCCTGGCCGACATCAAGGACTGCCACGAGCGCGGCCAGCCGGTGCTGGTGGGCACCACCAGCATTGAAAACTCCGAACTGATCGCCAATCTGCTGCAAAAGGCCAAGCTGCCGCACAATGTGCTGAACGCCAAGGAACACGCGCGCGAAGCCGACATCGTGGTGCAGGCCGGCAGCCCCGGCGTGATCACCGTGGCCACCAATATGGCCGGCCGCGGCACCGACATCGTGCTGGGCGGCAATCCGGAGCCGGAGATCAAGGGCGTCGAATCCGACGACAGCTTGTCCGCCGAGGAGAAGCGCGCGCGCATCGAGAAGATCCGCGCCGATTGGCAAGTGGTGCACGATCAGGTGCTGGCCGCCGGCGGCCTGCACATCGTGGGCACCGAGCGCCATGAATCGCGCCGTATAGACAACCAGCTGCGCGGCCGTTCCGGCCGTCAGGGCGACCCGGGCTCCTCCCGTTTCTACCTGTGCCTGGAAGACCCGCTGCTGCGCATTTTCGCCTCCGATCGCGTCGCCGCGATCATGGACCGCCTGAAAATGCCGGAAGGCGAGGCGATCGAGCACCCGTGGGTGTCCCGCTCCATCGAGAACGCCCAGCGCAAGGTGGAAGGCCGCAACTTCGACATCCGCAAGCAATTGCTGGAATACGACGACGTCGCCAACGACCAGCGCAAGGTGATCTACCAGCAGCGCAATGAAATCCTGGTGGAAAGCGATGTGTCCGACGTGGTGGTCAATATGCGCGAAGGCGTGTTGTCCGACCTGGTGGACCTGCACCTGCCGCCGGAATCCATGGAAGAACAGTGGGATCTGCCGGGCCTGGAGAAAACGCTGGAAGCCGAATTCCTGCTGCCGATCAAGGTCAGCGAATGGCTGAAGGCCGAGCCGGCGCTGGACATCGAAAGCATCCGCGAACGCATCATCGAGCAAGCCGCCGAGACCTATCAGGCCAAGGTGGAGCTGGCCGGCGACGGCGTGATGCGCCAGTTCGAGCGCAGCCTGGTGCTGCAGATGCTGGACAATCACTGGCGCGAACATCTGGCGGCGATGGATCACCTGCGCCAGGGCATCCACCTGCGCGGTTACGCGCAGAAGAACCCCAAGCAGGAATACAAGCGCGAAGCCTTCGAGCTGTTCGCCGACATGCTGGAGCGCATCAAGCGCAGCGTGGTTAATGTGCTGATGACGGTGCAGATTCGCAGCCAGGAGGACGTGGACGCGGTGGAGCCGCATCAGGTGGGCGAGTACGAAATGCAGCACGCCGCGCCGGGTTCGGCGCTGGGCGAGGACGAGGACAATCCTCTGTCCCCGGACGCGCTGGCGGCGCAGGGCCTGCGCATCGGCCGCAACGACGCCTGCCCATGCGGCAGCGGCAAGAAGTACAAGCAGTGCCACGGCCGCCTGGAGTGA
- a CDS encoding DUF1622 domain-containing protein: protein MMSPVESGVEEWVLNIVLWLKLGVEALGALVIGVGILALGVRYVRRCLSANHDDYNQVRLSFARFLALALELQLAADILSTAVAPSWDQIGKLGAIAVLRTALNYFLGREIREAEAARRPTEPPAA from the coding sequence ATGATGTCGCCAGTGGAATCCGGAGTCGAGGAGTGGGTGTTGAACATCGTGCTCTGGCTCAAGTTGGGCGTGGAAGCGCTGGGCGCGCTGGTGATAGGCGTCGGCATCCTGGCCCTGGGCGTCCGCTATGTTCGCCGCTGCCTCAGCGCCAACCATGACGATTACAATCAGGTGCGGCTCAGCTTCGCCCGCTTCCTGGCGCTGGCGCTGGAGTTGCAATTGGCGGCCGACATCCTGTCCACAGCGGTGGCGCCCAGTTGGGACCAGATCGGCAAGTTGGGCGCCATCGCGGTGCTGCGCACCGCGCTCAATTACTTTCTGGGCAGGGAAATTCGCGAAGCCGAGGCGGCGCGCCGGCCCACAGAGCCGCCGGCCGCGTGA
- the gshB gene encoding glutathione synthase yields MRILFIADPLDHFKLYKDTTFAMMQEAAARGHALSFAQAHQLSVEGGRVLVDARDLSLTGQYEGEHPAWFKLGEVHRQPLQSFSATVMRKDPPFDMEYLYASQLFTLAEAQGAKVFTSGQALRDFNEKLAILQFPELTAPTLITGEAHRLRAFINQHQDVILKPLDSMGGDSIFRLRPDDANLSVIIETITLRGKRTVMAQRYIPEIRDGDKRILVIDGEPVEWCLARIPAAGETRGNLAAGGRGEARPLTERDREIARTVGPELKKRGILLAGLDVIGNYLTEVNVTSPTCFREIMDQTEIKVAGLYIDALERRCQPH; encoded by the coding sequence ATGCGCATCCTGTTCATTGCCGATCCGCTGGATCACTTCAAGCTTTACAAGGACACCACCTTCGCGATGATGCAGGAGGCCGCCGCGCGCGGCCATGCCCTGAGCTTCGCCCAGGCCCATCAATTGTCGGTGGAGGGCGGCCGCGTGCTGGTGGACGCGCGCGATCTGAGCCTGACCGGCCAGTACGAGGGCGAGCATCCGGCCTGGTTCAAGCTGGGCGAAGTGCATCGCCAGCCCCTGCAGTCCTTCAGCGCCACCGTGATGCGCAAGGATCCGCCCTTCGACATGGAATACCTGTACGCCTCTCAGCTGTTCACGCTGGCGGAGGCGCAGGGGGCCAAGGTGTTCACCAGCGGCCAGGCGCTGCGCGATTTCAACGAGAAGCTGGCCATTCTGCAGTTCCCGGAGCTGACCGCGCCCACGCTGATCACCGGCGAGGCGCACCGCCTGCGCGCCTTCATCAACCAGCATCAGGACGTGATCCTGAAGCCGCTGGACAGCATGGGCGGCGACAGCATTTTCCGGCTGCGCCCGGACGACGCCAATCTGTCTGTGATCATTGAAACCATCACGCTGCGCGGCAAGCGCACGGTGATGGCGCAGCGCTACATTCCGGAGATCCGCGACGGCGACAAGCGCATTCTGGTGATAGACGGCGAGCCGGTGGAGTGGTGCCTGGCGCGCATTCCGGCGGCGGGGGAGACCCGGGGCAATCTGGCCGCCGGCGGTCGCGGCGAGGCGCGGCCGCTGACCGAGCGCGATCGCGAAATCGCCAGAACGGTGGGGCCGGAGCTGAAAAAGCGCGGCATCCTGCTGGCCGGGCTGGACGTGATCGGCAACTATCTGACCGAGGTTAACGTCACCAGCCCCACCTGCTTCCGCGAAATCATGGACCAGACCGAGATCAAGGTCGCCGGCCTGTACATCGACGCCTTGGAGCGGCGCTGCCAGCCGCACTGA